The following are from one region of the Archangium lipolyticum genome:
- a CDS encoding vacuolar protein sorting-associated family 26 protein encodes MKWNHSIATLCCAAVLGLGPGCDVPPETSPALTFVPEYKDEPIALGLESYVDIPARVYNDGGWMTQTHDLERTTLEIQAKGGVEVLWTESMPTSLRGNTFHRIHYRCGEDASAAQRLDVKVVSQGETRYEGSYALPCEAATSFQLEAGGLRGTYVTGILLNAMPRLTAGTRQLRGRGIRQVDVDGPVMTLPVSANEFLHARTVRPGRGARFRAGPLELEVPITVVSDDQYSLQIETVDVFHDGVHVIGFSGRGIAQDGSPVWGLNGCEMTVSPASALYVQPDTRYECRLLTRPDVAAQVCMTYRGKHACATYSP; translated from the coding sequence ATGAAGTGGAACCACTCGATAGCCACACTCTGCTGCGCCGCGGTACTCGGCCTCGGGCCGGGTTGTGACGTCCCCCCCGAGACCTCACCGGCCCTCACCTTCGTGCCAGAGTACAAGGACGAGCCCATCGCGCTCGGGCTGGAGTCCTATGTCGATATTCCCGCCAGGGTGTACAACGACGGCGGCTGGATGACCCAGACCCATGATCTCGAGAGGACCACGCTCGAAATCCAGGCCAAGGGAGGGGTCGAGGTCCTCTGGACGGAATCGATGCCGACCTCGCTGCGTGGGAACACCTTCCACCGCATCCACTACCGTTGCGGTGAGGACGCATCCGCCGCGCAGCGCCTCGACGTGAAGGTCGTCTCCCAGGGAGAGACGCGATACGAGGGCTCCTACGCTCTTCCCTGCGAAGCGGCGACGTCATTCCAACTCGAGGCTGGCGGCTTGAGGGGCACCTACGTCACGGGGATACTGCTGAATGCCATGCCGCGGCTCACCGCCGGAACGCGGCAACTGAGGGGTCGAGGCATCCGGCAGGTCGATGTCGATGGTCCGGTGATGACCTTGCCAGTCAGTGCGAACGAGTTCCTCCATGCCCGTACGGTTCGGCCGGGGAGGGGAGCCCGCTTCCGCGCCGGGCCGCTCGAGCTGGAGGTACCCATCACGGTCGTCTCGGATGACCAGTACTCCCTCCAGATCGAGACTGTCGATGTGTTCCATGACGGCGTCCACGTCATCGGGTTCTCGGGTAGGGGAATCGCCCAGGACGGGAGCCCGGTCTGGGGCCTCAATGGCTGTGAGATGACCGTCTCCCCCGCGAGTGCGCTGTATGTCCAGCCAGACACCCGCTACGAATGCAGACTCCTCACGCGCCCGGACGTGGCAGCGCAGGTCTGCATGACCTACCGTGGCAAGCACGCGTGCGCGACCTACAGCCCTTGA
- a CDS encoding Kelch repeat-containing protein, with amino-acid sequence MKTTRLSLLLAGFASMAAGCQPETETPEQAPTAMLGSHEAALATPVGTWTRDASSLSAHRNHTATLMRGTGDVLVTDGSGAEVYNPYTNVWRRTASLGTARYYRPATELASGKILVSGGRTSDWSTLFSSAELYDPATETWSPTGSMATPRAGHSSTLLDSGKVLVVGGNTPVRGQAPQAEVYDPETGTWSGVSGAFTPRARVSATVLYSGKVLVTGGYLWWTSSSNDTSAEANIYDPATNSWSPAGSLARARHGHFAIRLYSGNVLIVGGIGGGNTVELYDPYNGTWSLAPPFPFDWTPLFSATMLYSGEVLVTDASGQAALYDPTTNTWLPAPNMNQHRFDHTATLLHTGQVLMVGGDSSGGRTVERFTR; translated from the coding sequence ATGAAGACGACCCGATTGTCGCTGTTGCTGGCGGGATTCGCATCCATGGCGGCTGGATGCCAACCCGAGACCGAGACGCCCGAGCAGGCCCCCACCGCAATGCTGGGGTCCCACGAGGCGGCGCTGGCCACCCCCGTCGGCACCTGGACGCGCGATGCCTCCTCGCTGTCCGCACACCGTAACCACACCGCCACGCTGATGCGCGGCACCGGCGATGTCCTGGTGACGGATGGCAGCGGAGCGGAGGTGTACAACCCGTACACCAACGTGTGGCGGCGCACGGCGTCCCTCGGCACCGCGCGTTACTACCGCCCCGCGACGGAGCTCGCCTCGGGCAAGATCCTGGTGTCCGGTGGCCGTACCAGTGACTGGTCGACCCTGTTCTCGAGCGCGGAATTGTATGACCCGGCCACGGAGACGTGGAGCCCCACGGGCTCCATGGCCACGCCCCGTGCCGGCCACTCCTCCACGCTGCTCGACTCGGGCAAGGTGCTGGTGGTGGGCGGCAACACGCCCGTACGCGGGCAGGCACCGCAAGCGGAGGTGTATGACCCGGAGACGGGCACCTGGAGCGGCGTCTCGGGCGCATTCACCCCTCGTGCCCGCGTCTCCGCGACGGTGCTCTACTCGGGCAAGGTGCTGGTGACGGGCGGCTACCTGTGGTGGACCTCGAGCTCGAATGACACCTCCGCCGAGGCGAACATCTACGACCCGGCCACGAACAGCTGGTCGCCCGCGGGCAGCCTCGCCAGGGCCCGCCACGGCCACTTCGCCATCCGTCTGTACTCGGGCAACGTCCTCATCGTCGGTGGCATCGGCGGCGGCAACACGGTGGAGCTGTACGACCCGTACAACGGGACGTGGTCCCTGGCGCCCCCCTTCCCCTTCGACTGGACGCCCCTCTTCTCCGCGACGATGCTCTACTCGGGCGAGGTCCTGGTGACGGACGCCAGCGGACAGGCGGCGCTGTATGACCCCACGACGAACACGTGGCTCCCCGCTCCGAACATGAACCAGCACCGCTTCGACCACACGGCCACGCTGCTCCACACCGGACAGGTGCTGATGGTGGGCGGCGACAGCAGCGGTGGGCGCACCGTGGAGCGGTTCACGCGCTGA
- a CDS encoding DUF4082 domain-containing protein translates to MTSHPQRPPRAVQHLLRCVTTALALTLLALPPGSAHAQTTFSLFAPNSTPAVPSVTNDSTAVELGVKFTSDVAGDIVGIRFYKGAGNTGTHVGHLWSATGQLLASATFVNETATGWQQVTFATPVPVTAGTPYVASYHAPNGAYGFTDSGLITGVDSPPLHALPGSTTSGGNGVFKYGPSGTFPTDSFRNSNYWVDVVFRPAAPVSIWPSTATPTIASVSNDSRPVEMGVKFQTSVTGNVVGVRFYKGAGNTGTHVGHLWSASGQLLASATFVNETATGWQQVTFSNPVPIAANTTYVASYHAPNGAYAFDDAGLVNGVNAPPVSALPGPTSGGNGVYAYGPSGTFPTGSFRDSNYWVDVLFQATGAPPPEPPPPGNTFSLFPVSATPGTPTANDTSSSEVGVKFRSDVDGRVKGIRFYKGAGNTGTHVGNLWSASGQLLASATFVNETATGWQQVTFASPVSITAGTPYVASYFAPAGGYSADLGGLANGVDAPPLHALPGSTTSGGNGVYAYGAVSSFPTSSYQNANYWVDVLFESNGPPPRPGVTGSGPVLLATDPANHFTDYLKEILEAEGIASFATTDAGNIGVSVSLDDYRVLILGETTLSAAQVTLVTNWVNAGGSLIALRPSANLDALLGLNPSTGTLSEGYLLLDTTQAPGAGLTAETMQYHGTADLHTLATGTRAVATLYSNATTPTSYAAVSLRPVGSGTAIAFAYDLAKSVILTRQGNPAWQGQNRDGSGIGPGARSNDMFYGNASFDPKPDWVDMSKVQIPQADEQQRLLANMLHLTSAVPLPRLWYFPSAKKAVVVMTGDGHPGGATVQRWQQYLDASPASCNVDDWECVRGTVYDFIGGLTAAQAAAYEAQGFEYALHVNTGCADYTAATLDPNFFTPQLANFAASYPGISAPTTNRTHCIAFSDWATQPKVSLRHGIRLDTNYYYWPDYWVQDRPGLFTGSGMAMRFADVDGTPINVYQLATQMTDESGQSYPLHIDTLLANALGPKGYYGSFNANMHVDADPSAGSSGSAAIIASARREGVSVITAKQLLAWLDAREATRVSSVAFTGTSLTFTVATPARNLSLMIPTRTATGRTLVSVSVNGTPVTTVPQTIKGVGFAFINGAQAGTYTATYN, encoded by the coding sequence ATGACATCCCATCCCCAACGGCCCCCCCGGGCCGTCCAGCACCTGCTCCGGTGCGTTACCACGGCGCTCGCGTTGACACTCCTGGCCCTCCCCCCCGGGAGCGCGCACGCGCAGACGACCTTCTCCCTCTTCGCGCCCAACAGCACGCCCGCCGTGCCCTCGGTGACGAATGACTCCACCGCGGTGGAGCTGGGCGTGAAGTTCACGTCCGACGTCGCGGGCGACATCGTCGGCATCCGCTTCTACAAGGGCGCGGGCAACACCGGCACCCACGTGGGCCACCTGTGGAGCGCCACCGGGCAGTTGCTCGCCTCGGCCACCTTCGTCAACGAGACGGCCACGGGCTGGCAACAGGTGACGTTCGCCACGCCGGTGCCCGTCACCGCGGGCACCCCGTACGTGGCCTCGTACCATGCGCCCAACGGGGCCTATGGCTTCACGGACTCGGGCCTCATCACGGGCGTGGACAGCCCTCCCCTGCACGCGCTGCCGGGCAGCACCACCAGCGGCGGCAACGGCGTCTTCAAGTACGGCCCCTCCGGCACCTTCCCCACCGACAGCTTCCGCAACTCCAACTACTGGGTGGACGTGGTCTTCCGGCCCGCGGCGCCGGTGAGCATCTGGCCGTCCACCGCCACGCCGACCATCGCCTCGGTGAGCAATGACTCCCGCCCCGTCGAAATGGGCGTGAAGTTCCAGACCTCCGTGACTGGCAACGTGGTGGGCGTGCGCTTCTACAAGGGCGCGGGCAACACGGGCACCCACGTGGGCCACCTGTGGAGCGCCTCCGGCCAGCTGCTCGCCTCGGCCACCTTCGTCAACGAGACGGCCACGGGCTGGCAGCAGGTGACGTTCTCCAACCCGGTGCCCATCGCCGCCAACACGACGTACGTGGCCTCGTACCACGCGCCCAACGGGGCCTATGCCTTCGACGACGCGGGCCTCGTCAACGGCGTGAATGCCCCGCCCGTGTCCGCGCTTCCCGGCCCCACCAGCGGCGGCAATGGCGTCTACGCATACGGGCCCTCGGGCACCTTCCCCACCGGCAGCTTCCGCGACTCCAACTACTGGGTGGACGTCCTGTTCCAGGCCACGGGCGCGCCGCCGCCGGAGCCGCCCCCGCCGGGCAACACCTTCAGCCTCTTCCCCGTGAGCGCGACGCCCGGCACCCCCACGGCCAATGACACGTCCTCCAGCGAGGTGGGCGTGAAGTTCCGCTCGGACGTGGACGGCCGGGTGAAGGGCATCCGCTTCTACAAGGGCGCGGGCAACACCGGCACCCACGTGGGCAACCTGTGGAGCGCCTCCGGCCAGCTGCTCGCCTCGGCCACCTTCGTCAACGAGACGGCCACGGGCTGGCAGCAGGTGACGTTCGCCTCGCCGGTGTCCATCACCGCCGGCACCCCGTACGTGGCCTCGTACTTCGCGCCGGCCGGCGGCTACTCCGCCGACCTGGGCGGGCTGGCCAACGGCGTGGACGCGCCGCCCCTGCACGCGCTGCCGGGCAGCACCACCAGCGGCGGCAACGGCGTGTATGCCTACGGCGCGGTGTCCAGCTTCCCCACCAGCAGCTACCAGAACGCTAACTACTGGGTGGACGTCCTCTTCGAGTCGAACGGCCCGCCGCCGCGCCCGGGCGTCACCGGCTCCGGCCCGGTGCTGCTGGCCACCGACCCGGCCAACCATTTCACCGACTACTTGAAGGAGATTCTCGAGGCCGAGGGCATCGCCTCGTTCGCCACCACCGACGCCGGCAACATCGGCGTGTCGGTGTCGCTCGATGACTACCGGGTGCTCATCCTCGGCGAGACGACGCTGAGCGCCGCCCAGGTGACGCTCGTCACCAATTGGGTGAACGCGGGCGGCAGCCTCATCGCCCTGCGGCCCTCCGCCAACCTCGACGCGCTGCTCGGCCTCAACCCGTCCACGGGCACGCTGTCCGAGGGCTACCTGCTGCTCGACACCACCCAGGCGCCGGGCGCGGGCCTCACCGCGGAGACGATGCAGTACCACGGCACCGCGGACCTGCACACGCTGGCCACCGGCACGCGCGCCGTCGCCACGCTCTACTCCAACGCCACCACGCCCACGTCCTACGCGGCGGTCAGCCTGCGTCCGGTGGGCAGCGGCACGGCCATCGCCTTCGCGTACGACCTGGCGAAGTCCGTCATCCTCACGCGCCAGGGCAACCCGGCGTGGCAGGGCCAGAACCGCGACGGCTCCGGCATCGGCCCGGGGGCGCGCTCCAACGACATGTTCTACGGCAACGCGTCCTTCGACCCGAAGCCGGACTGGGTGGACATGAGCAAGGTGCAGATTCCCCAGGCGGACGAGCAGCAGCGCCTGCTGGCGAACATGCTCCACCTGACCAGCGCCGTCCCGCTGCCGCGCCTCTGGTACTTCCCCAGCGCGAAGAAGGCCGTGGTGGTGATGACGGGTGACGGGCACCCGGGTGGCGCTACCGTGCAACGCTGGCAGCAGTACCTCGACGCCAGCCCCGCGAGCTGCAACGTGGACGACTGGGAGTGCGTGCGCGGCACCGTCTATGACTTCATCGGCGGGCTGACGGCGGCGCAGGCCGCGGCCTACGAGGCCCAGGGCTTCGAGTACGCCCTCCACGTCAACACCGGCTGCGCGGACTACACGGCCGCCACGCTGGACCCGAACTTCTTCACGCCGCAGCTGGCGAACTTCGCCGCGTCGTACCCGGGCATCTCCGCGCCCACCACCAACCGCACGCACTGCATCGCCTTCAGCGACTGGGCCACGCAGCCGAAGGTGTCGCTGCGCCACGGTATCCGGCTGGACACGAACTACTACTACTGGCCGGACTACTGGGTGCAGGATCGCCCGGGCCTGTTCACCGGCTCGGGAATGGCCATGCGCTTCGCGGACGTGGACGGCACGCCCATCAACGTCTACCAGCTCGCCACGCAGATGACGGACGAGTCCGGCCAGTCGTACCCGCTGCACATCGACACGCTGCTGGCCAATGCGCTCGGCCCCAAGGGGTACTACGGCTCGTTCAACGCCAACATGCACGTGGACGCGGACCCGTCGGCGGGCTCCTCGGGCTCGGCGGCCATCATCGCCTCGGCCCGGCGCGAGGGCGTGTCCGTCATCACCGCGAAGCAGCTGCTCGCCTGGCTCGACGCGCGCGAGGCCACCCGGGTGTCCTCCGTGGCTTTCACCGGCACCTCGCTCACCTTCACCGTGGCCACCCCGGCGCGCAACCTGTCGCTCATGATTCCCACGCGGACGGCGACGGGCCGCACGCTCGTGTCCGTGAGCGTCAACGGCACGCCGGTGACGACGGTGCCGCAGACCATCAAGGGCGTGGGCTTCGCGTTCATCAACGGCGCGCAGGCCGGCACGTACACGGCCACGTACAACTGA